A genomic window from Sparus aurata chromosome 4, fSpaAur1.1, whole genome shotgun sequence includes:
- the tmem9b gene encoding transmembrane protein 9B, producing the protein MKSVFLLEAFSLACFVLLSQVTAKNSEDIRCKCICPPYKDVEGQIYKQNVSLKDCNCLHVVEPMPVEGKDVEAYCLRCECKYEERSSGTIKVTIIMYLSILGMLLLYMVYLTLLEPMLKRRLFGHSQLIQSDDDVGDQQPFANAHNVLSRSHSRPNMLNKVEHAQQRWRRQVQEQRKSVFDRHVVLS; encoded by the exons ATGAAGTCTGTGTTTCTTCTCGAGGCTTTCTCTTTAGCATGTTTTGTGCTACTGAGTCAAGTGACAGCGAAG AATTCCGAAGACATCCGCTGTAAATGCATCTGCCCGCCGTACAAAGATGTGGAGGGGCAAATCTACAAGCAAAATGTTTCTCTCAAAGACTG taacTGTCTCCACGTAGTTGAACCCATGCCAGTTGAAGGAAAAGATGTGGAGGCATACTGTTTACGCTGCGAGTGTAAATATGAAGAAAGGAGCTCAGGGACCATAAAG GTTACCATCATCATGTACCTCTCCATCCTGGGCATGCTGCTGCTCTACATGGTCTACCTGACTCTCCTGGAGCCCATGTTGAAGAGGCGTCTGTTTGGACACTCGCAGCTCATCCAGAGTGACGATGACGTTGGG GACCAGCAGCCTTTTGCCAACGCTCACAATGTCCTGTCCCGCTCACACTCTCGACCAAACATGCTGAACAAAGTGGAGCACGCCCAGCAGCGCTGGAGGAGACAGGTCCAGGAACAGAGGAAGTCCGTGTTCGACCGCCATGTTGTTCTCAGTTAA